A window of Haliscomenobacter hydrossis DSM 1100 contains these coding sequences:
- a CDS encoding transporter, with translation MKKNYLLGLLLICSTVWLKAQDSTETIAPDRPGFGDAVSIVPLKNLQVETGFWYEEDKATPVTVRGIGLNSTLLRYGIGEKVELRFDYNLWQNRTSSSAEPNDAEQVETGFFPLRFGMKALLIENKSWIPTVTFIGMLGLPRIATDAFQPAYLSPDLQLSFANPINDWLTICYNLGASWDGDNPNPENYYALSTEFSFSNKIGAYLQGHGAFQRTNLGGGKVSTTQQTYAEAGVMYYPKANIQVDLSGGIRASEYDRAWIFYGADRSYYFLTAGLSWRFPR, from the coding sequence ATGAAAAAAAATTATCTCCTTGGACTCCTGCTGATTTGCAGCACTGTCTGGCTCAAAGCTCAAGACAGTACCGAAACAATCGCCCCTGATCGCCCGGGCTTTGGCGACGCAGTATCGATTGTACCACTCAAGAATCTGCAGGTGGAAACCGGGTTTTGGTACGAAGAAGACAAAGCAACACCCGTCACCGTTCGGGGCATTGGATTAAATTCTACTTTGTTGCGCTACGGAATTGGTGAAAAAGTAGAATTGCGCTTTGATTACAACCTTTGGCAAAACCGCACATCATCCAGTGCCGAGCCGAATGATGCTGAACAGGTCGAAACTGGCTTTTTTCCCCTGCGCTTTGGGATGAAAGCATTGTTGATCGAAAATAAATCCTGGATACCTACGGTTACCTTTATTGGTATGTTGGGCTTGCCACGTATCGCGACGGATGCTTTCCAGCCTGCTTATTTGAGCCCGGATTTACAATTGTCTTTTGCCAATCCCATCAATGATTGGTTGACGATTTGTTACAACCTGGGTGCAAGTTGGGATGGAGACAACCCCAATCCGGAGAATTATTATGCCCTTTCTACCGAGTTCTCTTTTTCCAATAAAATAGGCGCTTACCTGCAAGGCCATGGCGCTTTTCAGAGAACCAATCTGGGTGGGGGCAAGGTCTCTACGACCCAACAGACTTATGCAGAAGCTGGGGTGATGTATTATCCCAAGGCTAACATCCAGGTGGATTTATCTGGCGGCATTAGGGCCTCGGAATACGACAGAGCGTGGATTTTTTATGGAGCAGACCGGAGCTATTACTTTTTGACGGCGGGTTTGTCTTGGCGATTTCCGAGGTAG